Proteins from a single region of Chryseobacterium sp. T16E-39:
- a CDS encoding DoxX family membrane protein, whose protein sequence is MKESFRIPQLLLRCALGITFLTPVSDRLGLLGAPGTGNIEWGNWENFINYTTTLMPFFDRPMVNVMGTVATLSELLIGILLIIGFKTKYAALGASLLTFTFILFMIFSVGIQKPINFGVFTATTASLLLSFIPTYHWSLDNFLKKKEA, encoded by the coding sequence ATGAAAGAATCATTCAGAATCCCACAACTTCTTTTAAGATGTGCACTGGGAATTACATTTTTAACTCCTGTTTCAGACAGGCTGGGACTTTTGGGAGCTCCAGGTACCGGAAATATAGAATGGGGAAATTGGGAAAATTTCATCAACTATACCACTACCCTGATGCCATTTTTTGACCGACCTATGGTTAATGTTATGGGAACTGTTGCCACCCTATCTGAATTGCTTATTGGTATTCTCCTGATCATCGGTTTTAAAACAAAATATGCAGCACTTGGAGCCTCATTGCTTACGTTTACATTTATTTTATTTATGATTTTTTCAGTAGGAATACAAAAACCGATCAATTTTGGAGTTTTCACAGCAACTACTGCAAGCCTTCTCCTCTCTTTTATACCCACTTATCATTGGAGTCTGGATAATTTCTTAAAGAAAAAAGAAGCTTAG
- a CDS encoding DMT family transporter translates to MNWIALIIAGIFEIGWPLGIKMSQQPDGNKFGWIFFSVVCMSISGFLLWYAQKIIPIGTAYAVWTGIGAVGTLLVGIFFFHDSANVFRLLSALLIVVGIVGLKLF, encoded by the coding sequence ATGAATTGGATTGCATTAATTATAGCCGGAATTTTCGAAATTGGATGGCCACTGGGCATCAAAATGTCGCAACAACCTGATGGCAATAAATTCGGATGGATATTTTTTTCTGTTGTTTGTATGAGCATCAGTGGTTTTTTGCTTTGGTATGCACAGAAAATCATTCCTATTGGAACCGCTTATGCAGTATGGACGGGAATTGGTGCGGTAGGAACATTGTTGGTTGGAATCTTTTTTTTCCATGATTCTGCTAATGTTTTCAGATTGCTTTCAGCATTATTAATTGTTGTGGGAATTGTAGGACTTAAACTATTCTAA
- a CDS encoding DNA-3-methyladenine glycosylase, whose amino-acid sequence MKLPHSYYQNPDVLFLAKDLLGKMLFTQINDEITAGIIVETEAYFGVVDKASHAYGGRRTDRTEILYHEGGISYVYLCYGIHHLFNIVTSVMDEPHAVLIRAIEPLIGKEIMELRRNMPATKAAISSGPGSAAKALGIDRSLNKKDIAGEEIWIEDQKIRYSDDEIIATPRVGVAYAQEDALLPWRFFVKGNKYVSKPNKV is encoded by the coding sequence TTGAAACTACCTCACTCCTATTATCAAAATCCCGATGTCCTGTTTTTAGCAAAAGACCTTTTAGGGAAAATGCTTTTCACACAGATTAATGATGAGATCACCGCAGGTATTATTGTAGAAACAGAGGCCTATTTCGGAGTTGTGGATAAAGCTTCTCATGCCTATGGTGGGCGACGAACAGACAGAACTGAAATTCTTTATCATGAAGGAGGTATTTCTTATGTGTATTTATGCTATGGCATTCATCATCTTTTTAATATTGTTACCTCTGTTATGGATGAGCCTCATGCTGTGCTGATCAGGGCGATTGAACCATTGATAGGTAAAGAGATTATGGAATTAAGACGGAATATGCCTGCTACAAAAGCTGCTATTTCATCTGGTCCGGGGTCTGCTGCAAAGGCTTTAGGAATTGACCGCTCATTGAATAAAAAAGATATAGCAGGAGAAGAAATCTGGATTGAAGATCAAAAGATCCGATATTCTGACGATGAAATTATAGCAACCCCACGTGTAGGAGTTGCTTATGCACAGGAAGATGCACTTTTGCCATGGCGTTTCTTCGTTAAAGGAAATAAATATGTTAGCAAACCGAATAAGGTTTAA
- a CDS encoding SDR family NAD(P)-dependent oxidoreductase, translated as MTNTKVWYITGASKGMGFSIAKQLLMKGHCVAATSRSIGAFDPLLQYGEKFLPLEADLKDENSIAQSMKNTYDQFGQLDIIINNAGYGLGGALEELSSDEINENFEVNFFAVVKVIQQALPYLRKQRSGHIINISSIAGFAPGLGWSMYCAAKFAVSGLSEALANDLKPLGINVTNVLPGWFRTNFANTDSIAYNKNRIEDYNYLREYHDKMNNMSGTQLGDPEKIADVFLKLINSNSPAINLFLGSDSFTRAKSKIEQLNEEINIWKDLSFSTDFPS; from the coding sequence ATGACTAATACAAAGGTTTGGTATATCACCGGAGCATCGAAAGGAATGGGATTTTCAATAGCTAAGCAATTGCTGATGAAAGGACATTGTGTGGCTGCAACTTCAAGATCTATAGGTGCTTTTGATCCACTTCTACAATATGGCGAAAAATTCCTTCCATTAGAGGCTGATCTGAAAGATGAAAACTCCATCGCACAATCAATGAAAAATACTTATGATCAATTTGGACAATTGGATATCATTATCAACAATGCCGGTTATGGCCTTGGTGGAGCACTTGAAGAACTTAGCTCAGATGAAATAAACGAGAATTTTGAGGTCAACTTTTTTGCAGTGGTTAAAGTCATACAGCAAGCTTTACCCTATCTGAGAAAACAAAGATCAGGACACATTATTAATATTTCATCGATTGCCGGGTTTGCTCCAGGTTTAGGCTGGTCGATGTATTGCGCGGCCAAATTTGCCGTTAGTGGTTTGTCTGAAGCACTTGCTAATGATCTGAAACCATTGGGAATCAATGTAACCAATGTTTTGCCGGGTTGGTTCAGAACAAATTTTGCCAACACAGATTCAATAGCTTATAATAAAAACAGGATAGAGGATTACAACTACCTTCGTGAATACCATGATAAGATGAACAATATGAGTGGAACTCAATTGGGTGATCCTGAAAAAATAGCGGATGTATTTTTAAAACTGATCAACAGTAATTCACCAGCCATCAATTTGTTTTTAGGCAGCGATTCTTTTACCAGGGCCAAAAGCAAAATAGAACAGCTGAATGAAGAAATAAACATCTGGAAAGATCTCTCTTTTTCTACAGATTTCCCCTCTTAA
- a CDS encoding glycosyltransferase family 2 protein, producing the protein MLKLKFSLLIANYNNGYFFRNCYDSIVKQKYSNWEAVIVDDGSTDGSVEIIEKLIGNDKRFRLYKNACNSGVSATKSKLIELAAGEICGFVDPDDALMPYAIHSAIFTYYLKRNVALTYSQYVKCDENLCPIGIPRNLMQVLNDDPYFFNSPLHISHFVTFKKSLYERTEKIDPSLNTAEDQDLYLKLYEKGKAYFIKEPNYLYRSHLGGISQFENASATREEFAKVIYNAMKRRGLKEINGRSIPVEYTTSNEIYDLLKYQTGIFFRIKKKIRLLLQKLD; encoded by the coding sequence ATGCTAAAATTAAAATTCTCTCTTTTAATTGCAAACTATAATAACGGGTATTTTTTTAGAAATTGTTATGATTCAATTGTAAAACAAAAATACAGTAATTGGGAAGCTGTTATTGTAGATGATGGCTCCACTGATGGTTCAGTTGAAATAATTGAGAAATTAATCGGAAATGATAAAAGATTCAGACTGTATAAAAATGCTTGCAATTCTGGCGTAAGTGCTACGAAATCAAAACTTATAGAACTTGCGGCCGGAGAAATATGCGGTTTTGTAGATCCTGATGACGCCTTGATGCCGTATGCGATACACAGCGCTATTTTTACGTATTACCTGAAGAGAAATGTAGCACTTACCTATTCTCAATATGTGAAATGTGATGAAAATCTTTGTCCTATTGGAATACCCAGGAATTTAATGCAGGTTTTGAACGACGATCCTTATTTTTTTAATAGTCCATTGCATATTAGTCACTTTGTAACTTTTAAAAAATCACTCTATGAAAGAACCGAAAAAATAGATCCTTCTTTGAATACTGCGGAAGATCAGGATCTGTATTTGAAACTGTATGAAAAAGGAAAAGCCTACTTTATTAAAGAACCTAATTATCTGTACCGTAGTCATTTGGGAGGAATTTCTCAATTCGAAAATGCATCTGCAACACGCGAGGAATTTGCGAAGGTAATTTATAATGCGATGAAGCGCAGAGGATTAAAAGAAATAAACGGACGATCAATTCCGGTTGAGTACACTACCTCGAACGAAATTTATGATTTACTAAAATATCAGACAGGCATATTTTTTAGAATAAAAAAGAAGATCAGATTATTATTACAAAAATTAGATTAG
- the xth gene encoding exodeoxyribonuclease III has translation MKIATYNVNGIRARLSVLLQWLKESQPDIVCLQELKAPQESFPLEEIHAAGYQAIWHGQKSWNGVAILSKGYEIKEVQNVLPGDPDDVQSRYIEAIINQTVICCLYLPNGNPYPGPKFDYKLSWIKRLQKRTDEFIKMDLPAVIIGDFNIIPTEIDVYKPERWENDALYRIEVRKAYQELLKKGWLDSIRSLFPNETIYTFWDYLYKAYDRNAGIRLDHILLSPYLISGLKSGGVDQHVRGWEKSSDHAPTWIELERDK, from the coding sequence ATGAAAATAGCAACCTATAATGTAAATGGAATCAGAGCCCGTTTATCAGTTTTACTTCAATGGTTAAAGGAATCTCAACCCGATATTGTCTGCCTTCAGGAACTTAAAGCTCCACAAGAAAGTTTTCCTTTAGAGGAAATACATGCAGCAGGATATCAAGCCATATGGCATGGCCAGAAAAGCTGGAATGGGGTAGCCATCCTTTCAAAAGGATATGAAATTAAGGAAGTCCAGAATGTTTTACCCGGAGATCCTGATGATGTTCAGAGCCGTTATATTGAGGCTATTATTAATCAAACAGTCATTTGTTGCCTGTATCTTCCTAATGGAAATCCTTATCCGGGGCCAAAATTCGATTATAAATTATCTTGGATCAAACGGCTGCAAAAACGAACCGATGAATTTATTAAAATGGATCTTCCTGCTGTCATTATCGGAGACTTTAATATTATCCCCACAGAAATAGACGTTTACAAACCAGAACGTTGGGAGAATGATGCACTGTACCGGATTGAGGTAAGGAAAGCCTATCAGGAATTGTTAAAGAAAGGCTGGCTGGATTCCATCCGTTCTTTATTTCCCAATGAAACCATCTATACTTTTTGGGATTACCTTTATAAAGCTTATGACCGTAATGCGGGAATCAGGCTTGATCATATTCTGTTAAGTCCTTATTTAATTTCAGGATTAAAATCAGGGGGTGTGGATCAACATGTCCGGGGATGGGAAAAGAGCAGTGATCACGCTCCCACGTGGATAGAACTGGAAAGAGATAAATAA
- a CDS encoding AsmA-like C-terminal region-containing protein: protein MKILKWSGISIVSILFLMFIIPILFPGTISQQVKIFANKHLAGKLDYKKTHLSFFKHFPSLTVSVDQLVLKGSKPFQEDTLLAAKEVAVGINLKNLIFDREVKIDEIYVTDADANVFVNSKGEANYNVYVSKPSGKPKDTTEQGASIKLDLIKFRNWNIKYNDHAARILVDAKGLNYTGKGGFSKDIFDLKTNLEINKVDFALNRIYYAKQKSLRADLITRINTNALTFVLRKNELKINDLPLKFTGSLSILKDGYNLDINAASEKTTIRDMISVLPPQYLDWAKDTKIEGNSDLFFSLKGRFSEPKKLKPRLKARLLVKDGFVSNGKAPVPMNNLNMDLNVDLPSLDTEQLNLNLRNLSFDLGRNNTFRAVVRTKGLKEMQVNANVKGAVDLQTLDQALGLKNIDVRGLMDTNIKANGIFSLDKKLFPKTDGYLHLKNGWLKTKYYPNAIQNINLVANINNTDGTFRSLGVKLDPFSFDFEGNPVYVSADLHDFEDLLYKVKAKGVLNVGRIYKVFAKKGFDVSGLIMADLSLNGRQSYATTGQYSKLDNKGTLILKNIKATTAYLPKSFYIKEGNFQFENEKMWFRKFLATYGKSDFALNGYLLNTINYFIERKGTLHGKFDLNSNYILIDEFMALKDGDNIDKSIEVEYAKVENPKSSGVVIIPKNLDVSLEARARKVEFKGLDLNHLQGLASVNAGQVYLKNTSFDIIGSRMDIDARYMDESPLTANYDIALKVKDFDVQRAYKEIDMVREMVTAAKNVKGIVSLDYKLKGDFDKNMRPIYPSLEGGGIVNLRDVEVKNLKMLSVIGDNVGANAFNNPDMKGVNIETVIKNNLIHVDKFTFKVSVLRPSISGTTSFNGLLDLRVRIGLPPGGWIGFPVVVTGTHDKPKIKIFSKTGQGIVDALYNRKSNKVIRQERRAEKKSRVQQRKEKEAQEKKAENAEKQINKELKEK, encoded by the coding sequence TTGAAGATTTTAAAATGGTCAGGAATTTCGATCGTATCGATCTTGTTCCTGATGTTTATTATCCCTATCCTATTTCCGGGAACCATTTCTCAGCAGGTTAAAATATTTGCGAATAAGCACCTTGCGGGAAAGCTGGATTATAAAAAAACACATCTTTCTTTTTTTAAACACTTCCCTTCCCTTACAGTTTCTGTGGATCAGCTTGTTTTAAAAGGTTCAAAGCCATTTCAGGAAGATACATTACTTGCTGCTAAAGAAGTTGCGGTAGGAATCAACCTTAAAAACCTGATCTTTGACCGTGAAGTCAAGATCGATGAAATATATGTAACGGATGCAGATGCCAATGTTTTTGTTAATAGTAAAGGAGAAGCCAACTATAACGTTTATGTTTCCAAACCTTCAGGTAAACCAAAAGATACCACTGAACAGGGGGCCTCTATAAAACTGGATCTTATTAAATTCAGAAACTGGAATATCAAATATAATGATCATGCTGCCCGGATCCTGGTGGATGCCAAAGGGTTGAATTATACCGGAAAAGGAGGATTCAGTAAAGATATTTTTGACCTGAAAACCAATCTGGAGATCAATAAGGTTGATTTTGCCCTTAACAGAATTTACTATGCCAAACAAAAAAGCCTCAGAGCCGATTTAATTACAAGAATTAATACCAATGCATTGACTTTTGTGTTAAGAAAAAATGAATTAAAGATCAATGACCTTCCTTTAAAATTTACGGGGTCCCTGAGTATTCTCAAAGACGGATACAATCTTGATATCAATGCCGCTTCAGAAAAAACAACGATAAGGGACATGATCTCTGTATTGCCTCCTCAATATCTGGATTGGGCGAAAGATACTAAAATCGAAGGCAACAGTGATCTTTTTTTCAGCCTGAAAGGACGGTTCAGTGAACCTAAAAAGCTAAAACCCAGATTGAAGGCAAGACTGCTTGTAAAAGATGGTTTTGTATCCAACGGGAAAGCTCCGGTTCCCATGAATAACCTCAATATGGACCTGAATGTGGACCTTCCCTCATTAGATACAGAACAGCTGAATCTTAATCTCAGAAATCTGAGTTTTGATTTGGGAAGAAACAATACTTTCAGAGCTGTTGTAAGGACAAAGGGACTAAAAGAAATGCAGGTCAATGCAAATGTAAAAGGAGCGGTTGACCTTCAGACGCTGGATCAGGCATTAGGCTTGAAAAATATTGATGTCCGTGGACTTATGGATACCAACATCAAAGCTAACGGGATTTTCAGCCTCGATAAGAAATTATTTCCAAAAACGGACGGATATCTTCATTTAAAAAACGGATGGCTTAAAACAAAATATTATCCAAATGCGATACAAAATATCAATCTGGTGGCTAATATTAATAATACAGATGGTACTTTTAGGAGTCTTGGGGTAAAACTGGATCCTTTCAGTTTTGATTTTGAGGGGAATCCCGTTTATGTAAGTGCCGACCTGCATGATTTTGAAGATTTACTGTATAAGGTGAAAGCGAAAGGAGTTTTAAATGTCGGAAGAATTTATAAAGTGTTTGCTAAAAAAGGATTTGACGTAAGTGGACTGATCATGGCTGATCTGTCACTGAATGGCAGGCAAAGTTACGCGACAACCGGACAATACAGTAAACTTGATAATAAAGGGACTTTAATCCTTAAAAATATAAAAGCGACAACAGCTTATTTGCCAAAGTCATTTTATATTAAAGAAGGAAATTTCCAATTTGAAAATGAGAAAATGTGGTTCAGGAAGTTTCTTGCAACGTATGGAAAATCTGATTTTGCATTAAACGGATATTTGCTGAATACCATTAATTATTTTATTGAAAGAAAAGGAACGCTGCATGGGAAATTCGATCTTAATTCGAATTATATTCTGATTGATGAATTCATGGCACTCAAAGATGGGGACAATATCGATAAATCTATAGAGGTTGAATATGCAAAGGTTGAAAATCCAAAAAGCAGCGGTGTTGTAATTATTCCTAAAAACCTGGATGTTTCTTTAGAAGCCCGTGCCAGGAAAGTGGAATTTAAAGGTTTGGATCTTAACCATCTTCAGGGGCTTGCTTCTGTCAATGCAGGCCAGGTATACCTTAAAAATACTTCTTTTGATATTATCGGAAGCCGTATGGATATTGATGCGCGGTATATGGACGAATCTCCGCTAACGGCTAATTATGATATAGCTCTTAAGGTGAAAGATTTTGATGTACAGCGGGCATATAAAGAAATTGATATGGTTCGTGAAATGGTAACCGCTGCTAAAAATGTAAAAGGAATTGTATCCCTGGACTATAAGTTAAAAGGTGATTTTGATAAAAATATGAGACCTATCTATCCGTCTCTTGAAGGTGGGGGGATTGTAAATCTTCGGGATGTAGAAGTAAAAAACCTTAAAATGCTATCTGTAATTGGAGACAATGTAGGAGCTAATGCTTTTAATAATCCAGATATGAAGGGAGTAAATATAGAAACGGTCATTAAAAATAATCTGATCCATGTAGATAAATTTACCTTTAAAGTATCTGTCTTAAGACCTTCTATCAGTGGAACTACGAGTTTTAACGGATTGCTTGACCTAAGGGTCAGGATAGGTCTTCCTCCTGGTGGATGGATCGGTTTTCCGGTTGTGGTTACCGGAACCCATGATAAGCCTAAGATAAAAATATTCAGCAAAACCGGACAGGGAATTGTAGATGCCCTGTACAACAGGAAATCCAATAAAGTGATTCGTCAGGAAAGACGGGCAGAAAAGAAATCAAGAGTTCAGCAGCGTAAAGAAAAAGAAGCTCAGGAAAAGAAAGCTGAAAATGCCGAAAAGCAAATTAATAAAGAACTTAAAGAAAAATAA
- the mug gene encoding G/U mismatch-specific DNA glycosylase has product MLTDIISNNLTVIFCGINPGLKSANDGYHFSGRSNQFWKVLHQSGFTPYQIEAVHDRTILNFGLGLTTAVARATSRADELSKEEFDNSLESFKAKITEFQPRYIAFLGKAAYKAFSKKKEIPWGLQPEDFCGSRVWVVPNPSGLNRGFTLDDLVTSYGELYAEIQSI; this is encoded by the coding sequence ATGCTAACAGATATTATCAGCAACAATCTCACTGTTATTTTTTGTGGAATTAATCCAGGCTTAAAATCAGCAAATGATGGCTATCATTTCTCAGGAAGGAGCAACCAGTTTTGGAAAGTCCTGCATCAGTCGGGTTTTACTCCTTATCAGATTGAAGCGGTACACGACCGGACCATTCTGAATTTTGGATTAGGTCTTACTACCGCTGTAGCAAGGGCGACATCTCGGGCAGATGAACTTTCAAAAGAAGAATTTGACAATTCTCTCGAATCTTTTAAAGCCAAAATAACAGAGTTTCAACCCAGGTATATTGCTTTTCTTGGTAAAGCAGCTTACAAAGCTTTTTCAAAGAAAAAAGAAATTCCCTGGGGATTACAGCCTGAAGATTTTTGTGGCTCCAGGGTTTGGGTTGTTCCTAATCCAAGTGGTTTAAACCGAGGATTTACGCTCGATGATCTTGTTACCTCTTATGGAGAACTATATGCAGAAATCCAATCCATTTAG
- a CDS encoding glutathione synthase has protein sequence MSQRNFKKEDFVKNNDGKYELTYQVSDIGEGSNLTIERKNDKGEFEIVQAEINRFEDNIFILWSEPFDGRLIFEG, from the coding sequence ATGTCACAAAGAAATTTTAAAAAAGAAGATTTTGTAAAAAACAACGATGGAAAATATGAGCTGACCTATCAGGTTTCAGATATTGGTGAGGGATCTAATCTTACGATAGAAAGAAAAAACGACAAAGGAGAGTTTGAAATTGTTCAGGCTGAAATCAATAGATTCGAAGATAATATCTTCATATTATGGAGTGAGCCATTCGATGGCCGGCTTATTTTTGAAGGATAA
- a CDS encoding carboxymuconolactone decarboxylase family protein codes for MSTRIKIDQVEPAGYQAILGLEKFIESTPLTKIHKDLIKIRASQINGCAFCIDMHTKEARKTGETEQRIYALNAWRDTPFFTDEERAILALTEEVTLIGNHVKDGTYEEALNALGESYLAQVILAIITINAWNRIGITTQLIPS; via the coding sequence ATGTCAACACGTATTAAAATCGATCAGGTAGAACCTGCCGGATACCAGGCGATCCTGGGCCTTGAGAAATTCATTGAAAGCACTCCATTAACGAAGATCCATAAAGACCTGATCAAAATCAGAGCTTCCCAGATCAATGGCTGTGCATTCTGTATAGATATGCATACAAAAGAAGCCCGGAAAACAGGTGAGACGGAACAGCGTATTTATGCCCTTAATGCATGGCGCGATACTCCTTTTTTTACTGATGAAGAGCGTGCTATATTAGCATTGACTGAAGAAGTTACATTAATTGGCAATCATGTTAAGGACGGGACTTATGAGGAAGCTTTGAACGCTTTAGGGGAAAGCTATCTTGCTCAGGTAATTCTTGCAATCATCACAATTAATGCATGGAATAGAATTGGAATTACGACTCAACTTATTCCTTCTTAG
- a CDS encoding PLP-dependent aminotransferase family protein, which translates to MLPYKSLIQLNRDSDVSLYVQLCNSFISLITDGTLQPKDVLPSTRILSELIGLNRNTVKLAYEELISQGWAESVERKGIFVFSKLPVLEKVHKDLSMKSSEIPEKSFLWTNPFLDRKGSDNFQQSVLTIDDGFPDVRLTPIDLLMREYRSISKKFYGKNFLKYGYPNGSEHLRVALCRYLATTRGLAVDPQNLLITKGSQMGIYLSTQLLLKPSDYIAVGTSNYHSADEIFRYSGAHLLRIPVDEYGMDIDFLEVVLKHKTIKAVYIIPHHHFPTTVTMSMERRLKLMKLAKEYRFAIIEDDYDFDFHYNNKPYIPLASIDHNRNVIYIGSVTKTFAPALRIGFMIADPSFIEAASSLRQLIDKQGDSLLEEAFSSLFNNGEMERHFRKSLKIYRQRRDLFCEILKTDFNDIITFKIPEGGLAIWSIFDKSISLSDLSQKVAKKGLKIADGSFYNNEVFSPNGLRLGFASLTPQEIEQSLEILRKNI; encoded by the coding sequence ATGTTACCCTACAAATCACTGATACAATTAAACAGGGATTCTGATGTGTCCCTGTATGTGCAACTGTGTAATAGCTTTATAAGCCTGATTACCGATGGAACATTACAGCCTAAAGATGTGTTGCCCAGCACCAGGATTCTTTCTGAACTTATTGGTCTGAACCGTAATACTGTAAAACTGGCTTATGAAGAATTGATAAGTCAGGGTTGGGCTGAATCTGTTGAGCGTAAAGGAATATTTGTGTTTTCAAAACTACCGGTTCTTGAAAAAGTCCATAAAGATCTTTCTATGAAAAGTTCGGAGATTCCTGAGAAATCATTTCTCTGGACCAATCCTTTTCTGGATCGCAAAGGAAGTGATAACTTTCAACAGTCTGTTCTGACAATTGATGATGGATTTCCTGATGTACGATTGACACCGATAGATCTGTTGATGCGGGAATACAGGAGCATTTCAAAAAAGTTTTATGGAAAAAACTTCCTCAAATATGGATATCCAAATGGGTCAGAACACCTTCGGGTCGCGCTTTGCCGATACCTGGCTACAACCAGAGGCTTAGCTGTTGATCCTCAGAATTTACTCATTACAAAAGGAAGTCAGATGGGTATTTATCTTTCCACACAACTTTTGTTAAAACCTTCTGATTATATTGCTGTAGGAACTTCAAATTATCATTCGGCAGATGAAATCTTCAGATATTCAGGAGCTCATCTGTTGAGGATTCCGGTAGATGAGTATGGAATGGATATCGATTTCTTAGAAGTGGTACTGAAACATAAGACCATTAAAGCGGTGTATATTATTCCACATCACCATTTTCCAACTACGGTAACGATGAGTATGGAAAGGAGATTGAAATTAATGAAATTGGCTAAAGAATACCGTTTTGCCATTATTGAAGATGATTATGATTTCGATTTTCATTATAACAATAAACCTTATATTCCATTAGCCAGTATAGACCACAACAGGAATGTTATTTATATAGGTTCTGTAACCAAAACTTTTGCACCTGCACTCAGAATAGGCTTTATGATTGCCGATCCATCCTTTATAGAAGCGGCCTCTTCATTAAGACAGCTTATAGATAAACAGGGTGACTCATTGCTTGAAGAAGCATTTTCATCTTTATTCAATAATGGAGAAATGGAAAGACATTTCCGTAAATCCCTCAAGATTTACAGACAGCGGCGCGATCTGTTTTGCGAAATACTGAAGACTGATTTTAATGATATCATAACGTTTAAGATTCCTGAAGGTGGACTCGCCATCTGGTCGATTTTCGACAAAAGCATCAGTTTATCTGATCTGTCACAGAAAGTTGCAAAAAAAGGATTGAAAATTGCAGATGGCTCATTTTATAATAATGAGGTCTTCAGCCCCAATGGACTTCGCTTAGGCTTTGCATCGCTTACTCCGCAGGAAATCGAGCAATCCCTTGAAATATTAAGAAAAAATATATAA
- a CDS encoding helix-turn-helix domain-containing protein — protein sequence MGKSIESLEEFYQHKLTSATEGVRKDNDQFNIFNIEENIITGTTSPSYIRRNFYKIMLFKGKNVFHYSDKSIPIEGDTLLFFDPKTPYTYDSLEPDSKGWFCVFKQEFFQTSLRINLNELPLFSKENHPVFKVNSEESEEIEAIFKKISKTADKDYVYKYELIKSYVSELIYLAMQLHPSEEVSGQSDSSSRITAIFNELLDRQFPIDSKTQRFELRSPKLIADQLSIHVNSLNRAIKNTTGLTTTDHIFEKLTAEAKALLKHTDWNIAEISYALGFEDQAHFNHFFKKHTHINPSAFRQV from the coding sequence ATGGGAAAATCAATAGAATCACTTGAAGAGTTTTACCAACACAAGCTTACTTCTGCCACAGAAGGGGTAAGAAAGGATAATGACCAGTTCAATATTTTTAATATTGAAGAGAATATCATTACAGGAACAACTTCCCCCAGCTATATCAGAAGGAATTTTTACAAGATCATGCTTTTTAAAGGGAAAAATGTATTCCATTACAGTGATAAAAGCATTCCTATTGAAGGTGATACTTTACTGTTTTTTGATCCTAAAACACCTTATACTTATGATTCTTTAGAACCGGACAGCAAAGGATGGTTTTGTGTATTTAAACAGGAATTTTTCCAAACCAGCCTTCGCATCAATCTCAATGAACTTCCATTGTTTTCAAAGGAAAACCATCCTGTGTTTAAAGTTAATTCAGAAGAGTCAGAAGAGATCGAGGCAATTTTCAAAAAGATCAGCAAAACGGCTGATAAAGACTATGTGTATAAATATGAGTTAATTAAAAGCTATGTGAGTGAACTGATCTATCTGGCCATGCAGCTTCACCCCAGTGAAGAGGTGTCGGGCCAATCTGATTCAAGCTCACGTATTACAGCTATTTTCAATGAATTACTGGATAGACAATTCCCTATAGATTCTAAAACACAAAGGTTTGAACTGAGATCCCCAAAACTGATTGCGGATCAACTTTCTATACACGTCAATTCTCTTAACAGAGCCATTAAAAATACAACGGGCCTTACCACTACCGATCATATTTTTGAGAAACTTACCGCAGAAGCTAAGGCACTTTTAAAACATACCGACTGGAATATCGCAGAAATCAGTTATGCCCTGGGATTCGAAGATCAGGCTCATTTTAATCATTTTTTTAAAAAACATACCCATATCAATCCATCAGCATTCCGACAGGTTTGA